In Sphaeramia orbicularis chromosome 5, fSphaOr1.1, whole genome shotgun sequence, a genomic segment contains:
- the ddit3 gene encoding DNA damage-inducible transcript 3 protein isoform X1: MTAEWLHLPPPYPPGVGPLCGAELEAWYEDLQDILGSDTGGAKLARAPTCTEVSSFKNGRAITPIMSVFKEPEFLDVLESCSLTWLTDGSQTWGEGVQRATEEVHNTQPLHHTSSSSSSSSSSCMSPAVAEERRTEAESGRSGDSTTGGGSDLLPPEFFELLSEGGVGMVDQSGVVISGGYYYHHHQHLQANNTHPASPSASEEELPCVPNSPSCSSSASQSPSQNCSSPSSPVSSPSVYPSSRLGKRKRTTSERANGALSSFASSTPRTSSSYSSAKKSRKEREQENERKVQELTEQNERLKAEIERLGEEVQRTRRALIERLVNTRK, encoded by the exons ATGACTGCCGAGTGGCTACACCTGCCCCCGCCGTACCCCCCTGGTGTGGGGCCGTTGTGTGGTGCAGAGTTGGAGGCGTGGTATGAGGACCTGCAGGATATTCTTGGCTCTGACACGGGAGGGGCAAAACTGGCACGTGCCCCCACCTGTACCGAGGTCAGTAGCTTCAAGAATGGAAGAGCTATCACACCCATAATGAgtgttttt AAAGAGCCGGAGTTTCTGGATGTCCTGGAGAGTTGCTCTCTCACGTGGTTGACGGATGGAAGCCAGACGTGGGGTGAAGGTGTCCAGAGGGCAACAGAGGAAGTCCACAACACCCAGCCTCTGCATcacacctcttcctcctcctcttcctcctcctcctcctgcatgAGTCCAGCTGTGGCAGAGGAGCGTCGGACAGAGGCTGAGAGTGGGAGAAGTGGAGATAGCACAACGGGAGGTGGAAGTGACCTGCTACCTCCGGAGTTTTTTGAGTTACTCAGCGAAGGAGGAGTGGGAATGGTTGATCAGAGCGGAGTGGTCATCAGTGGCGGTTATTATTACCATCACCATCAACACCTGCAGGCTAATAACACCCATCCTGCATCTCCTTCTGCCAGTGAGGAGGAGCTGCCCTGTGTCCCTAATTCTCCATCCTGCTCCTCCTCAGCCTCCCAGTCGCCATCCCAAAATTGTTCCTCTCCCTCCTCACCTGTCTCTTCTCCTTCCGTCTACCCATCCTCCCGCCTGGGGAAACGCAAGAGGACCACCAGCGAGAGGGCCAATGGTGCCTTGTCCTCTTTTGCCTCCTCTACACCAAGAACATCCTCATCCTACTCATCTGCCAAAAAAAGTCGCAAAGAAAGAGAACAGGAGAACGAGAGGAAAGTGCAGGAGTTGACGGAGCAGAATGAGCGTTTGAAAGCAGAGATTGAAAGGCTCGGAGAAGAGGTCCAGAGGACACGGAGAGCCCTCATAGAGAGACTAGTCAACACCAggaaatga
- the ddit3 gene encoding DNA damage-inducible transcript 3 protein isoform X2 yields the protein MTAEWLHLPPPYPPGVGPLCGAELEAWYEDLQDILGSDTGGAKLARAPTCTEKEPEFLDVLESCSLTWLTDGSQTWGEGVQRATEEVHNTQPLHHTSSSSSSSSSSCMSPAVAEERRTEAESGRSGDSTTGGGSDLLPPEFFELLSEGGVGMVDQSGVVISGGYYYHHHQHLQANNTHPASPSASEEELPCVPNSPSCSSSASQSPSQNCSSPSSPVSSPSVYPSSRLGKRKRTTSERANGALSSFASSTPRTSSSYSSAKKSRKEREQENERKVQELTEQNERLKAEIERLGEEVQRTRRALIERLVNTRK from the exons ATGACTGCCGAGTGGCTACACCTGCCCCCGCCGTACCCCCCTGGTGTGGGGCCGTTGTGTGGTGCAGAGTTGGAGGCGTGGTATGAGGACCTGCAGGATATTCTTGGCTCTGACACGGGAGGGGCAAAACTGGCACGTGCCCCCACCTGTACCGAG AAAGAGCCGGAGTTTCTGGATGTCCTGGAGAGTTGCTCTCTCACGTGGTTGACGGATGGAAGCCAGACGTGGGGTGAAGGTGTCCAGAGGGCAACAGAGGAAGTCCACAACACCCAGCCTCTGCATcacacctcttcctcctcctcttcctcctcctcctcctgcatgAGTCCAGCTGTGGCAGAGGAGCGTCGGACAGAGGCTGAGAGTGGGAGAAGTGGAGATAGCACAACGGGAGGTGGAAGTGACCTGCTACCTCCGGAGTTTTTTGAGTTACTCAGCGAAGGAGGAGTGGGAATGGTTGATCAGAGCGGAGTGGTCATCAGTGGCGGTTATTATTACCATCACCATCAACACCTGCAGGCTAATAACACCCATCCTGCATCTCCTTCTGCCAGTGAGGAGGAGCTGCCCTGTGTCCCTAATTCTCCATCCTGCTCCTCCTCAGCCTCCCAGTCGCCATCCCAAAATTGTTCCTCTCCCTCCTCACCTGTCTCTTCTCCTTCCGTCTACCCATCCTCCCGCCTGGGGAAACGCAAGAGGACCACCAGCGAGAGGGCCAATGGTGCCTTGTCCTCTTTTGCCTCCTCTACACCAAGAACATCCTCATCCTACTCATCTGCCAAAAAAAGTCGCAAAGAAAGAGAACAGGAGAACGAGAGGAAAGTGCAGGAGTTGACGGAGCAGAATGAGCGTTTGAAAGCAGAGATTGAAAGGCTCGGAGAAGAGGTCCAGAGGACACGGAGAGCCCTCATAGAGAGACTAGTCAACACCAggaaatga
- the mars1 gene encoding methionine--tRNA ligase, cytoplasmic isoform X2 produces the protein MKLFVSEGNPHCLKVLAAVEVTGVHCEAQYVSHEEKVVPFLSRPALPALLLPNGQHLFSSNAICRYMFEVSGVESTELCNQWLEWEATDLQPALLQALHMTVLQGKGSEVSKVIQGPLNYLVQSLSKINTPYLTGEAVSVADVVLWAALYPILLDSGVALGEHKSFKLWFDRVNGMHACQTAAQKVLQGKGHECMKSYMQRQPAPQISQCRDMQPSNSTPAEADEGERLVSEEEIEAAALTWNKGLSPQATERKHPILPQEGKRNILLTSALPYVNNVPHLGNIIGCVLSADVFSRYGRLRGWNLLFVCGTDEYGTATENKAREEGLTPQQICDKYHAVHSSIYKWFQIDFDFFGRTTTEKQTEIAQDIFWRLHKNDFLVEDTVEQLCCENCKRFLADRFVEGICPHCSYPEARGDQCDKCGRLINAVELKEPQCKVCRQTPVIRTSKHLFLDLPKLESQLEQWLDKSTSGGDWTPNAKQITRSWLRDGLKPRCITRDLHWGTPVPHPDFKEKVFYVWFDAPIGYLSITANYTDKWEKWWKNPQQVELYNFMAKDNVPFHSVVFPCSLLGAQDNYTLVNHLVATEYLNYEDTKFSKSRGVGVFGDMAKDTGIPSDVWRFYLLYVRPEGQDSAFSWADMAMKNNSELLNNLGNFINRAGMFVMKFFEGCVPVMDLQHEDKRLLALVGWELQQYIQLMDKVKIRDALKHILNISRHGNQYIQVNEPWKKIKGGDTERQRAGTVTGVSVNIACLLSVMLLPYMPTVSQTIRDQLNAPQSCINTMLQGTGTFVCALSAGHRVGTVSPLFQKLEADQIEALKKKFGGQQKTAQNAASAQPVTVPVPAAAEVTTVNGVDSEKAKQLTQAVAEQGDKVRALKAQKAEKAVITAEVAKLLDLKKQLAVAEGKSPEPAPQKSKKK, from the exons ATGAAGCTGTTTGTTAGTGAAGGCAACCCACATTGCCTGAAGGTGTTGGCAGCGGTAGAAGTGACAGGAGTCCACTGTGAGGCTCAGTATGTCAGCCACGAAG AAAAAGTGGTGCCATTCCTCAGCCGTCCAGCCTTGCCAGCCCTGCTGTTGCCCAATGGACAACACCTTTTCAGCTCCAATGCCATCTGCCG TTACATGTTTGAAGTCAGTGGAGTGGAGTCTACTGAGCTTTGCAATCAGTGGCTTGAATGGGAGGCCACTGATCTTCAG cctgCACTATTACAGGCCCTTCACATGACGGTGCTGCAGGGAAAaggatcagaggtgtcaaaggtCATTCAGGGGCCTCTAAACTACTTGGTCCAAAGCTTGAGCAAGATAAACACACCATATCTAACAGGG GAAGCTGTGTCGGTTGCTGATGTCGTTTTATGGGCTGCGCTGTATCCCATTTTATTGGACTCTGGGGTAGCATTAG GTGAACACAAGTCTTTCAAGCTGTGGTTTGACCGTGTAAATGGTATGCACGCTTGTCAGACTGCAGCTCAGAAAGTGCTACAGGGAAAAGGCCATGAGTGTATGAAGAGCTACATGCAAAGACAGCCTGCCCCTCAGATCAGCCAGTGCAGAGACATGCAGCCAAGCAACAGCACCCCTGCTGAG GCTGATGAAGGGGAGCGTTTGGTTTCAGAGGAGGAGATTGAGGCAGCTGCTCTCACCTGGAATAAAGGCTTGAGTCCACAGGCTACAGAGAGAAAACACCCCAT TTTGCCTCAGGAGGGCAAGAGAAACATCCTTCTGACCAGTGCTTTGCCTTATGTCAACAACGTCCCCCATCTGGGCAACATTATTGGCTGTGTCCTCAGTGCTGACGTCTTCTCCAG GTATGGCCGTCTGCGAGGCTGGAACCTGCTGTTTGTATGCGGCACAGATGAATATGGCACCGCTACAGAGAACAAAGCCAGAGAGGAAGGCCTGACACCACAGCAGATCTGTGACAAGTACCATGCTGTTCACTCCAGCATCTACAAATGGTTCCAGATTGACTTTGACTTCTTTGGCAGAACCACTACAGAGAAGCAGACAGA GATAGCCCAGGATATATTTTGGCGGCTCCACAAGAATGATTTCTTAGTAGAAGACACAGTGGAGCAACTCTGTTGTGAGAATTGCAAGCGCTTCCTGGCAGACCGTTTTGTCGAAGGCATCTGTCCTCACTGCAGCTACCCAGAAGCTCGTGGTGACCAGTGTGACAAGTGTGGGCGACTCATCAATGCAGTGGAGCTCAAG GAACCCCAGTGTAAGGTCTGCAGGCAGACTCCCGTCATCCGCACCTCTAAACATCTCTTCCTGGACCTGCCAAAG TTAGAGAGTCAATTGGAGCAGTGGCTGGATAAGTCAACTAGCGGTGGAGACTGGACACCAAATGCCAAACAAATTACACGCTCCTGGCTCAGGGATGGACTTAAACCTCGCTGCATCACCAGGGACCTACACTGGGGAACACCAGTACCTCATCCTGACTTTAAAGAGAAG GTTTTCTACGTGTGGTTCGATGCCCCCATTGGTTATCTGTCCATTACCGCCAACTACACTGACAAATGGGAGAAGTGGTGGAAGAATCCTCAACAG GTGGAGCTGTACAACTTCATGGCCAAGGACAATGTACCGTTCCACAGTGTGGTGTTTCCCTGCTCCCTACTGGGAGCTCAGGACAACTACACTCTGGTCAACCACCTTGTTGCCACTG AATACCTGAACTACGAAGACACAAAGTTCTCCAAGAGCCGTGGTGTAGGTGTGTTTGGAGACATGGCCAAGGACACGGGCATCCCGTCTGATGTGTGGCGCTTCTACCTGCTCTATGTGCGTCCAGAGGGACAAGATTCTGCCTTCTCCTGGGCCGACATGGCTATGAAGAACAACTCTGAGCTGCTCAACAACTTGGGCAACTTTATCAATAG AGCAGGCATGTTTGTCATGAAGTTCTTTGAGGGCTGTGTGCCTGTGATGGACCTACAGCATGAAGATAAGAGGCTCCTGGCTCTGGTGGGTTGGGAGCTGCAGCAGTATATACAGCTCATGGACAAAGTCAA AATTCGTGATGCCCTCAAACACATCCTGAACATATCTCGCCATGGTAACCAGTACATTCAGGTCAACGAACCCTGGAAGAAGATCAAGGGGGGAGACACAGAAAG GCAACGTGCAGGCACCGTTACTGGTGTGTCTGTGAACATCGCCTGCTTGCTGTCAGTGATGCTCTTGCCATACATGCCAACAGTTAGCCAAACCATCAGGGATCAACTGAACGCCCCACAGTCCTGCATCAATACCATGCTGCAAGGCACTGGTACTTTTGTGTGTGCCTTGAGTGCAGGCCACCGCGTTGGCACG GTCAGTCCGTTGTTCCAGAAACTGGAGGCTGACCAGATCGAGGCTTTGAAAAAGAAATTTGGTGGGCAGCAG aAGACGGCTCAGAACGCTGCCAGTGCTCAACCTGTCACAGTGccagttccagctgctgctgaggTGACAACGGTGAACGGAGTGGACTCTGAGAAAGCCAAGCAGCTCACACAGGCTGTGGCTGAGCAG GGCGACAAGGTACGAGCGCTCAAAGCCCAGAAGGCAGAGAAGGCTGTGATCACAGCAGAGGTGGCCAAACTTTTGGACCTCAAAAAACAGCTAGCTGTGGCTGAGGGGAAGAGCCCAGAGCCTGCACCACAGAAGAGCAAGAAGAAGTGA
- the mars1 gene encoding methionine--tRNA ligase, cytoplasmic isoform X1: MKLFVSEGNPHCLKVLAAVEVTGVHCEAQYVSHEEKVVPFLSRPALPALLLPNGQHLFSSNAICRYMFEVSGVESTELCNQWLEWEATDLQPALLQALHMTVLQGKGSEVSKVIQGPLNYLVQSLSKINTPYLTGEAVSVADVVLWAALYPILLDSGVALGEHKSFKLWFDRVNGMHACQTAAQKVLQGKGHECMKSYMQRQPAPQISQCRDMQPSNSTPAEADEGERLVSEEEIEAAALTWNKGLSPQATERKHPILPQEGKRNILLTSALPYVNNVPHLGNIIGCVLSADVFSRYGRLRGWNLLFVCGTDEYGTATENKAREEGLTPQQICDKYHAVHSSIYKWFQIDFDFFGRTTTEKQTEIAQDIFWRLHKNDFLVEDTVEQLCCENCKRFLADRFVEGICPHCSYPEARGDQCDKCGRLINAVELKEPQCKVCRQTPVIRTSKHLFLDLPKLESQLEQWLDKSTSGGDWTPNAKQITRSWLRDGLKPRCITRDLHWGTPVPHPDFKEKVFYVWFDAPIGYLSITANYTDKWEKWWKNPQQVELYNFMAKDNVPFHSVVFPCSLLGAQDNYTLVNHLVATEYLNYEDTKFSKSRGVGVFGDMAKDTGIPSDVWRFYLLYVRPEGQDSAFSWADMAMKNNSELLNNLGNFINRAGMFVMKFFEGCVPVMDLQHEDKRLLALVGWELQQYIQLMDKVKIRDALKHILNISRHGNQYIQVNEPWKKIKGGDTERQRAGTVTGVSVNIACLLSVMLLPYMPTVSQTIRDQLNAPQSCINTMLQGTGTFVCALSAGHRVGTVSPLFQKLEADQIEALKKKFGGQQLEDELPQKKKTAQNAASAQPVTVPVPAAAEVTTVNGVDSEKAKQLTQAVAEQGDKVRALKAQKAEKAVITAEVAKLLDLKKQLAVAEGKSPEPAPQKSKKK, translated from the exons ATGAAGCTGTTTGTTAGTGAAGGCAACCCACATTGCCTGAAGGTGTTGGCAGCGGTAGAAGTGACAGGAGTCCACTGTGAGGCTCAGTATGTCAGCCACGAAG AAAAAGTGGTGCCATTCCTCAGCCGTCCAGCCTTGCCAGCCCTGCTGTTGCCCAATGGACAACACCTTTTCAGCTCCAATGCCATCTGCCG TTACATGTTTGAAGTCAGTGGAGTGGAGTCTACTGAGCTTTGCAATCAGTGGCTTGAATGGGAGGCCACTGATCTTCAG cctgCACTATTACAGGCCCTTCACATGACGGTGCTGCAGGGAAAaggatcagaggtgtcaaaggtCATTCAGGGGCCTCTAAACTACTTGGTCCAAAGCTTGAGCAAGATAAACACACCATATCTAACAGGG GAAGCTGTGTCGGTTGCTGATGTCGTTTTATGGGCTGCGCTGTATCCCATTTTATTGGACTCTGGGGTAGCATTAG GTGAACACAAGTCTTTCAAGCTGTGGTTTGACCGTGTAAATGGTATGCACGCTTGTCAGACTGCAGCTCAGAAAGTGCTACAGGGAAAAGGCCATGAGTGTATGAAGAGCTACATGCAAAGACAGCCTGCCCCTCAGATCAGCCAGTGCAGAGACATGCAGCCAAGCAACAGCACCCCTGCTGAG GCTGATGAAGGGGAGCGTTTGGTTTCAGAGGAGGAGATTGAGGCAGCTGCTCTCACCTGGAATAAAGGCTTGAGTCCACAGGCTACAGAGAGAAAACACCCCAT TTTGCCTCAGGAGGGCAAGAGAAACATCCTTCTGACCAGTGCTTTGCCTTATGTCAACAACGTCCCCCATCTGGGCAACATTATTGGCTGTGTCCTCAGTGCTGACGTCTTCTCCAG GTATGGCCGTCTGCGAGGCTGGAACCTGCTGTTTGTATGCGGCACAGATGAATATGGCACCGCTACAGAGAACAAAGCCAGAGAGGAAGGCCTGACACCACAGCAGATCTGTGACAAGTACCATGCTGTTCACTCCAGCATCTACAAATGGTTCCAGATTGACTTTGACTTCTTTGGCAGAACCACTACAGAGAAGCAGACAGA GATAGCCCAGGATATATTTTGGCGGCTCCACAAGAATGATTTCTTAGTAGAAGACACAGTGGAGCAACTCTGTTGTGAGAATTGCAAGCGCTTCCTGGCAGACCGTTTTGTCGAAGGCATCTGTCCTCACTGCAGCTACCCAGAAGCTCGTGGTGACCAGTGTGACAAGTGTGGGCGACTCATCAATGCAGTGGAGCTCAAG GAACCCCAGTGTAAGGTCTGCAGGCAGACTCCCGTCATCCGCACCTCTAAACATCTCTTCCTGGACCTGCCAAAG TTAGAGAGTCAATTGGAGCAGTGGCTGGATAAGTCAACTAGCGGTGGAGACTGGACACCAAATGCCAAACAAATTACACGCTCCTGGCTCAGGGATGGACTTAAACCTCGCTGCATCACCAGGGACCTACACTGGGGAACACCAGTACCTCATCCTGACTTTAAAGAGAAG GTTTTCTACGTGTGGTTCGATGCCCCCATTGGTTATCTGTCCATTACCGCCAACTACACTGACAAATGGGAGAAGTGGTGGAAGAATCCTCAACAG GTGGAGCTGTACAACTTCATGGCCAAGGACAATGTACCGTTCCACAGTGTGGTGTTTCCCTGCTCCCTACTGGGAGCTCAGGACAACTACACTCTGGTCAACCACCTTGTTGCCACTG AATACCTGAACTACGAAGACACAAAGTTCTCCAAGAGCCGTGGTGTAGGTGTGTTTGGAGACATGGCCAAGGACACGGGCATCCCGTCTGATGTGTGGCGCTTCTACCTGCTCTATGTGCGTCCAGAGGGACAAGATTCTGCCTTCTCCTGGGCCGACATGGCTATGAAGAACAACTCTGAGCTGCTCAACAACTTGGGCAACTTTATCAATAG AGCAGGCATGTTTGTCATGAAGTTCTTTGAGGGCTGTGTGCCTGTGATGGACCTACAGCATGAAGATAAGAGGCTCCTGGCTCTGGTGGGTTGGGAGCTGCAGCAGTATATACAGCTCATGGACAAAGTCAA AATTCGTGATGCCCTCAAACACATCCTGAACATATCTCGCCATGGTAACCAGTACATTCAGGTCAACGAACCCTGGAAGAAGATCAAGGGGGGAGACACAGAAAG GCAACGTGCAGGCACCGTTACTGGTGTGTCTGTGAACATCGCCTGCTTGCTGTCAGTGATGCTCTTGCCATACATGCCAACAGTTAGCCAAACCATCAGGGATCAACTGAACGCCCCACAGTCCTGCATCAATACCATGCTGCAAGGCACTGGTACTTTTGTGTGTGCCTTGAGTGCAGGCCACCGCGTTGGCACG GTCAGTCCGTTGTTCCAGAAACTGGAGGCTGACCAGATCGAGGCTTTGAAAAAGAAATTTGGTGGGCAGCAG CTTGAAGATGAACTACCCCAAAAAAAG aAGACGGCTCAGAACGCTGCCAGTGCTCAACCTGTCACAGTGccagttccagctgctgctgaggTGACAACGGTGAACGGAGTGGACTCTGAGAAAGCCAAGCAGCTCACACAGGCTGTGGCTGAGCAG GGCGACAAGGTACGAGCGCTCAAAGCCCAGAAGGCAGAGAAGGCTGTGATCACAGCAGAGGTGGCCAAACTTTTGGACCTCAAAAAACAGCTAGCTGTGGCTGAGGGGAAGAGCCCAGAGCCTGCACCACAGAAGAGCAAGAAGAAGTGA